In the Clostridium beijerinckii genome, one interval contains:
- a CDS encoding leucine-rich repeat domain-containing protein, with the protein MKKLKLTKVIASVLIVASVLLLNPIGASAEWQQNSNGWWYSEGDSWAKGWRYISGNWYYFGTFGYMEKNQDVDGWYLDDNGVGIECIKAGDFDILKSTSGIVKFNRNVPWGPGKTGIPLVIPGKIGDIEIKSIGNRGFYNCEFLTDVTIPDSVTSIGDSAFERCVSLKRIIIPDSVESIGRDAFDECDEAVFYVNSEKTKQYLIKYGISPSKIILNTK; encoded by the coding sequence ATGAAAAAGTTAAAATTAACAAAAGTAATAGCTAGTGTATTAATAGTAGCTTCAGTATTATTATTAAATCCAATAGGTGCAAGTGCAGAATGGCAACAAAATTCTAATGGCTGGTGGTATTCAGAAGGCGATTCATGGGCTAAAGGTTGGAGATATATTTCTGGAAACTGGTATTATTTCGGTACTTTTGGATATATGGAAAAGAATCAAGATGTAGATGGCTGGTATTTAGATGATAATGGAGTTGGGATAGAATGTATTAAAGCTGGGGATTTTGATATTCTTAAGTCAACTAGCGGAATTGTAAAATTTAATAGAAATGTCCCTTGGGGTCCAGGAAAAACTGGTATTCCATTAGTTATACCAGGAAAAATAGGAGATATTGAGATAAAAAGCATAGGAAATAGAGGATTTTATAATTGTGAGTTTTTAACAGATGTAACAATTCCAGATAGTGTAACTAGTATTGGAGATAGTGCATTTGAAAGGTGTGTTAGTTTAAAGAGGATAATAATTCCAGATAGTGTGGAAAGTATAGGACGTGATGCATTTGACGAGTGTGATGAGGCTGTATTTTATGTTAATAGTGAAAAAACAAAACAATATTTAATCAAGTATGGTATATCCCCAAGTAAAATTATATTAAATACTAAATGA